Proteins from one Mucilaginibacter jinjuensis genomic window:
- a CDS encoding LLM class flavin-dependent oxidoreductase — MATKQLKDLKYSVLDLATVVQGQTPADSFKHSLDLAQHAEQWGYNRYWFAEHHNMFNVASSATSVLIGYIAQGTKTIRVGSGGIMLPNHSPLVVAEQFGTLASLYPGRIDLGLGRAPGTDQITAMAIRGENFNAAHNFPRDVEKLQNFFSADNVNSKVRAIPGEGLDIPIWILGSSPDSARLAAAMGLPYAFASHFAPAHFMTAIKLYRDNFVPSEYLKEPYVLACVNVVAADTDKEAIRLATSVQQFFIGVVTGKRQLLPPPIDTMDGVWNYFEQEAAEQMLAYSFFGSPETIKADLQSFLDQTGVDEVMATSHIFNHAARLHSYELFAEILK, encoded by the coding sequence ATGGCTACGAAACAACTAAAAGACCTTAAATATTCGGTGCTCGACTTGGCTACCGTAGTACAAGGGCAAACACCAGCAGATAGTTTTAAACACAGTTTAGATTTAGCACAGCACGCCGAGCAATGGGGATACAACCGTTATTGGTTTGCCGAGCACCATAATATGTTTAATGTGGCTAGTAGTGCCACGTCGGTATTAATAGGCTACATAGCCCAGGGCACCAAGACCATCAGGGTAGGTTCGGGTGGTATTATGTTGCCTAACCATTCGCCTTTGGTGGTGGCCGAGCAGTTTGGTACACTGGCTTCATTGTATCCTGGCCGTATTGATCTGGGTTTGGGCCGAGCGCCGGGTACAGATCAGATAACCGCTATGGCCATCCGTGGCGAAAACTTTAATGCTGCACATAATTTCCCGAGGGATGTAGAGAAACTGCAGAATTTCTTTTCTGCTGATAATGTAAATAGCAAGGTCCGTGCTATCCCAGGGGAGGGTTTGGATATCCCGATCTGGATCTTAGGCTCAAGTCCTGATAGTGCACGTTTGGCCGCTGCAATGGGTTTACCTTATGCCTTTGCCAGTCACTTTGCACCGGCTCATTTTATGACGGCAATTAAGCTGTACCGCGATAACTTTGTACCATCAGAATACCTGAAAGAACCTTATGTGCTTGCATGCGTAAACGTGGTTGCGGCAGACACCGATAAGGAAGCTATCCGTTTAGCCACATCTGTGCAGCAATTTTTTATTGGTGTAGTAACCGGCAAACGCCAGCTTTTACCACCACCGATTGATACCATGGACGGCGTTTGGAACTACTTTGAACAGGAAGCAGCCGAGCAAATGCTGGCTTACTCTTTCTTCGGCAGCCCGGAAACTATTAAGGCTGATTTGCAATCATTTTTAGATCAGACAGGGGTTGATGAGGTAATGGCAACTTCGCATATCTTCAATCATGCGGCAAGGCTGCATTCTTATGAGTTGTTTGCGGAGATATTGAAGTAA
- a CDS encoding VOC family protein gives MQPTNKITPFFWFNDTLDEALEFYASVFKNFEIKSRDTNNGKTFIAIIVIEGQELMTLNWGSEFQFNPAVSLFIKCKTQEEVDYYWDSLLANGGRESQCGWLQDKFGLSWQVVPEILGELMGNPDREKANRVMQAMMKMVKLDVAALKKAAE, from the coding sequence ATGCAACCAACAAATAAGATCACGCCATTTTTTTGGTTTAACGACACGCTTGATGAAGCGCTTGAGTTTTATGCTTCGGTATTTAAAAACTTCGAGATTAAAAGCAGGGACACCAATAATGGCAAAACATTTATTGCCATCATAGTAATTGAAGGCCAGGAACTGATGACCCTGAACTGGGGTTCTGAATTTCAGTTCAACCCAGCAGTATCGTTATTCATCAAATGTAAAACCCAGGAAGAAGTAGATTATTACTGGGACAGCCTGTTAGCCAATGGTGGCCGCGAATCGCAATGTGGATGGCTGCAGGACAAATTCGGCCTCTCATGGCAGGTTGTGCCCGAGATTTTAGGCGAGCTAATGGGCAACCCCGACCGCGAAAAAGCCAACAGGGTTATGCAAGCCATGATGAAGATGGTGAAACTTGATGTTGCCGCCTTGAAAAAGGCCGCCGAATAA
- a CDS encoding peroxiredoxin-like family protein — MKKLILIILGLILQLSVMAQSGLKAGDKAPEFTAKDNNGKIVDLKALLKTHQSVVLFFYRGQWCPYCSKHIQQLQDSLQMLTGKGAYVVGVTPETGENINKTIEKTHASFSMVQDKDYSIMKAYDVNYVMDPAMVAKYKTYGVDLDKNNGNTDHVLPVPATYIIDKSGKIKYVQFDKDYRKRPSVATILSEL, encoded by the coding sequence ATGAAGAAATTAATACTCATAATACTTGGCCTGATACTGCAACTCAGTGTAATGGCACAAAGCGGCCTTAAAGCCGGAGATAAAGCGCCTGAATTTACTGCGAAAGATAATAATGGTAAAATAGTAGACCTGAAAGCATTGTTGAAAACACACCAATCTGTAGTGTTATTCTTTTACCGTGGCCAGTGGTGCCCTTACTGTAGCAAACACATCCAGCAATTACAGGATAGCTTACAAATGCTGACAGGCAAAGGAGCTTACGTAGTAGGCGTAACGCCGGAAACCGGTGAGAACATCAATAAAACCATCGAAAAAACGCACGCCTCGTTCTCGATGGTGCAGGATAAAGATTATAGTATTATGAAGGCTTATGATGTAAACTATGTGATGGACCCAGCGATGGTGGCCAAGTACAAGACTTACGGTGTAGACTTAGATAAAAACAATGGCAACACAGACCACGTGCTGCCTGTGCCGGCAACTTATATTATCGATAAGTCGGGCAAAATTAAGTATGTACAGTTTGATAAAGATTACCGCAAACGGCCGTCGGTAGCAACCATACTTAGCGAGTTATAA
- a CDS encoding sigma-70 family RNA polymerase sigma factor translates to MPASNQAVSNLSDAQPNIDPHKWVAAHADYLYSYALTRINDEEQARDLVQETFLAALEKVKQFEGRSSERTWLTAILKNKVIDVYRKKSSAFAKRTDITEAEHDQEDFFDPTDGHWNPTHWPMPFGIETYDPLMTKEFNNILQKCMQKLPALWLSVFTMKHIDEESTSTICSELKVSDSNFWVIIHRTKLNLRSCLQKNWI, encoded by the coding sequence ATGCCGGCAAGTAACCAAGCAGTATCAAATTTATCAGATGCGCAGCCAAATATCGATCCGCATAAATGGGTAGCCGCGCATGCCGATTACCTTTACAGCTATGCCCTCACCCGCATTAACGATGAAGAGCAAGCCCGCGATCTGGTGCAGGAAACCTTTTTGGCTGCGCTGGAAAAGGTAAAACAGTTTGAAGGCCGTAGTTCTGAACGTACCTGGCTCACTGCTATTCTAAAAAATAAGGTGATTGATGTGTACCGTAAAAAATCATCGGCTTTTGCCAAACGGACAGATATTACCGAAGCGGAGCACGATCAGGAAGATTTTTTTGACCCCACAGATGGTCATTGGAACCCCACGCACTGGCCCATGCCATTTGGGATAGAAACATACGATCCGCTGATGACCAAGGAATTTAACAACATACTGCAAAAGTGCATGCAGAAATTGCCTGCGCTATGGCTGTCGGTGTTCACCATGAAACATATAGATGAGGAAAGTACTTCCACTATTTGCAGCGAATTGAAGGTGAGCGATTCAAATTTCTGGGTAATTATCCATCGTACAAAATTAAACCTGAGGTCGTGCCTGCAGAAAAACTGGATTTAA
- a CDS encoding DUF1223 domain-containing protein: MKILKIAILVVFLVSAGMISKAITGHIHKVHSNLGDKGFAVVELFTSEGCSSCPPADELVSRIQKESAGQPIYILAYHVDYWNRLGWKDVFSNAEYSKRQGQYSEWLKSGSVYTPQIVVNGKKEFIGSEENTLRNAIKNSLQNSSPNTLNFSNIKLANNNVALQYHTQATSNNTSLVLALVEKAARSQVKSGENSGRTLSHVQIVRGLQNININGKADGNSSIIIPQGLNTKDLELIGFLQNESNGEILAASRTELNAINQLP, translated from the coding sequence ATGAAAATATTGAAAATAGCCATTCTCGTAGTATTCCTGGTATCAGCAGGGATGATCAGCAAAGCAATTACCGGCCATATACATAAAGTACACAGCAACCTCGGCGACAAAGGTTTTGCCGTAGTAGAATTATTTACCTCTGAAGGTTGCTCGAGCTGCCCGCCTGCCGATGAACTGGTATCGCGCATCCAGAAAGAAAGCGCAGGTCAACCCATTTATATTCTCGCTTATCATGTTGATTACTGGAACCGTTTGGGCTGGAAAGATGTATTCAGCAATGCCGAGTATTCGAAGCGGCAGGGGCAATATTCCGAATGGTTAAAATCGGGTTCGGTATACACCCCGCAGATTGTGGTGAATGGCAAAAAAGAATTTATAGGTTCGGAAGAGAACACTTTGCGTAACGCCATTAAAAACAGTCTGCAAAATTCGTCACCAAATACTTTAAACTTTAGCAATATTAAATTGGCTAACAACAACGTTGCGCTTCAATACCACACCCAGGCTACATCTAATAATACTTCGCTGGTTTTAGCTTTAGTTGAAAAAGCCGCCCGAAGCCAGGTTAAAAGTGGAGAAAATAGCGGCCGAACGTTATCGCACGTACAAATTGTTCGCGGGTTGCAAAACATCAACATAAATGGTAAGGCAGATGGCAATAGCAGTATTATTATTCCGCAAGGTTTAAATACAAAAGATCTGGAGTTGATAGGTTTCCTGCAAAATGAGTCAAACGGCGAAATTCTGGCTGCCAGCCGGACTGAATTAAATGCCATCAATCAATTGCCATAA
- a CDS encoding cytochrome b/b6 domain-containing protein, with product MKTIKIIKEKHPLVMRWTHWINFPILGIMIWSGMLIYWANDVYTIRLFGHTFFRFFPDWFYNALHIPHRLSEGMAFHFLFMWFFTLNGFFYILYTIISGEWRELVPQRKSFKEAWLVILHDLHIRKMAPPQNKYNAAQRIAYTAIIVMGLGSVITGLAIYKPVQFYWLCWLCGGYHLARIIHFVLTLGYVFFFIVHIVQVILAGWNNFRSVISGFEVVEEKPKIIVAGKALPPTKIIQLQPRHEPKK from the coding sequence ATGAAAACCATCAAAATAATTAAGGAAAAACATCCGCTGGTAATGCGGTGGACGCATTGGATCAACTTCCCCATCCTCGGCATTATGATCTGGAGCGGGATGTTGATCTATTGGGCAAATGATGTTTACACCATCAGGTTGTTTGGGCATACCTTCTTCCGCTTTTTCCCTGATTGGTTTTACAATGCCTTGCACATCCCCCACCGCCTTTCAGAAGGGATGGCCTTTCACTTCCTGTTTATGTGGTTCTTTACGCTGAATGGTTTCTTTTATATTCTCTATACCATCATATCCGGCGAGTGGCGTGAGCTGGTGCCGCAACGTAAATCATTTAAAGAAGCTTGGCTGGTGATACTACACGATTTGCACATCCGCAAAATGGCACCGCCACAAAACAAGTATAATGCAGCCCAGCGCATTGCTTATACTGCTATTATTGTAATGGGCTTGGGTTCTGTAATTACCGGACTGGCTATTTATAAACCCGTGCAATTTTACTGGTTATGCTGGCTTTGCGGCGGTTATCATTTAGCCCGGATTATACATTTTGTTTTAACGCTTGGCTATGTATTTTTCTTTATCGTCCACATTGTCCAGGTTATTTTGGCTGGATGGAACAACTTCCGCTCGGTAATTTCTGGCTTTGAGGTTGTAGAAGAGAAACCGAAAATCATTGTAGCCGGTAAAGCGCTCCCTCCAACAAAAATCATTCAACTCCAACCCCGCCATGAACCTAAAAAATAA
- a CDS encoding molybdopterin-dependent oxidoreductase, giving the protein MNLKNKKVKKELTVDQKINRRNFISFATFFVAGSTAVGGWKWLYNSPLEKTEITGGAHKPLRRALNKTELFFRNFFSNNHEVKTYPKSMAVKQIRVNSDVGINDEGFKPDLWQLNVITGLNQALKISIDEIKALPKTEIIYDFKCVEGWDQIQHWAGLRFVDFVEHFKLTELAKKQYIGMETPNGEYYIGLDRESALHPQTILAYEMNDQPISLEHGAPLRLIIPVKYGIKNLKRIGTISFSDKRPRDYWAELGYDYYSGL; this is encoded by the coding sequence ATGAACCTAAAAAATAAGAAGGTAAAAAAAGAGCTTACTGTTGATCAGAAGATTAACCGGCGTAACTTTATATCATTCGCTACCTTTTTTGTTGCAGGCAGTACGGCTGTAGGTGGCTGGAAATGGCTCTACAATTCTCCCCTGGAAAAAACAGAAATTACAGGCGGAGCGCATAAACCTTTACGAAGGGCATTGAATAAAACAGAGCTATTTTTCCGAAACTTCTTTAGCAATAACCACGAGGTAAAAACCTATCCTAAATCAATGGCTGTTAAGCAAATAAGGGTAAACAGCGATGTGGGTATTAACGATGAAGGCTTTAAACCAGATTTATGGCAGTTGAATGTAATAACAGGCCTTAACCAGGCGCTCAAAATAAGTATTGACGAAATTAAAGCGTTGCCCAAAACAGAGATCATTTATGATTTTAAATGTGTGGAAGGCTGGGACCAGATCCAGCATTGGGCGGGATTACGTTTTGTAGATTTCGTCGAGCATTTTAAGCTGACCGAGCTTGCCAAAAAACAATATATAGGCATGGAGACCCCTAATGGCGAATACTACATCGGGTTAGACCGTGAAAGCGCCCTGCACCCTCAAACCATCCTGGCTTATGAGATGAACGACCAGCCTATCAGTCTTGAACATGGTGCGCCCCTGCGGTTAATTATCCCGGTAAAATATGGCATCAAAAACCTGAAACGTATAGGCACCATCAGCTTCAGCGACAAACGCCCGCGCGATTACTGGGCCGAGTTGGGATACGATTATTACTCAGGATTATAG